One Gemella haemolysans ATCC 10379 DNA segment encodes these proteins:
- a CDS encoding MerR family transcriptional regulator: protein MRINEVAKLTGVSARTLQYYDEIGLLIPEKLNNGYRDYSDENLDKLQKILFYRFLKFKLNDIKELLDGDIDSLKILEQQRELILKEKENFEIILHNIEKTIKTYKGEQKMTIEEKFNGFKKEDLNKYEDQAIEKYGKGTIEESKKRQSGNEDIVAEKFNSIFRSMAEYRKNNINIEEKEVQSKVEELYNYMNKYAFDCSVEVFSYIGKGYSQNPEFKKNIDKFGEGVAEYTSRAIDAYCKSRLNK, encoded by the coding sequence ATGAGAATAAATGAAGTCGCAAAACTTACAGGAGTTAGTGCAAGAACGTTGCAATATTATGACGAGATAGGATTATTGATTCCAGAAAAATTAAATAATGGATATAGAGATTATTCAGATGAAAATTTAGATAAACTTCAAAAGATTCTATTTTATAGATTTCTAAAGTTTAAGTTAAATGATATAAAAGAATTACTTGATGGAGATATTGATAGTTTAAAAATACTTGAACAGCAACGTGAATTAATTTTAAAAGAAAAAGAGAATTTTGAAATAATTCTTCATAATATAGAAAAAACAATAAAAACATATAAAGGAGAACAAAAAATGACTATAGAAGAAAAATTTAATGGATTTAAAAAAGAGGACTTAAATAAGTATGAAGATCAAGCTATAGAAAAATATGGAAAAGGAACAATAGAAGAATCTAAAAAAAGACAGAGTGGTAATGAAGATATAGTTGCTGAGAAATTTAATAGTATTTTTCGTTCAATGGCTGAATATAGAAAAAATAATATAAATATAGAAGAAAAAGAAGTTCAATCGAAAGTCGAAGAATTATATAACTATATGAATAAGTATGCTTTCGATTGCAGTGTAGAAGTATTCTCGTATATAGGAAAAGGATATTCTCAAAATCCAGAATTTAAAAAAAATATAGATAAATTTGGAGAAGGGGTAGCTGAATATACTTCTAGAGCTATAGATGCATATTGTAAAAGTAGATTAAATAAGTAA
- a CDS encoding class I SAM-dependent methyltransferase, which produces MEHYYTNNPTTESREKIINSTIANENLKFYTDNGVFSKESVDFGTKTMLESFTTNKENAKVVDIGCGYGVISIFLAKKYPTYKFTMVDVNNRVLELSKKNIELNKIENEVEVLESSSFDNVVGTFDIVLTNPPIRAGKKIVHKIMTDSYEHLNAQGELWVVIQKKQGMASCKKLLEDTFSMVEVVTKNKGYYILKAVK; this is translated from the coding sequence ATGGAACATTATTATACAAATAATCCGACGACCGAAAGTCGTGAAAAAATTATCAACTCAACAATAGCGAATGAGAATTTGAAATTTTATACAGATAATGGAGTATTTTCTAAAGAGAGTGTAGATTTTGGAACTAAAACAATGTTAGAAAGTTTCACTACGAATAAAGAAAATGCAAAGGTAGTGGATATTGGATGTGGATATGGAGTAATATCTATATTCTTAGCAAAAAAATACCCGACATATAAGTTTACTATGGTAGATGTAAACAATAGAGTATTAGAATTATCTAAAAAAAATATTGAACTAAACAAAATAGAAAATGAAGTAGAAGTACTAGAAAGTAGTTCCTTTGACAATGTTGTAGGAACATTTGATATAGTTTTAACAAACCCGCCTATAAGAGCCGGGAAAAAAATTGTACATAAAATAATGACAGATAGTTATGAACATCTAAATGCTCAAGGTGAGCTTTGGGTGGTTATACAAAAAAAACAAGGAATGGCTAGTTGTAAAAAATTATTAGAAGATACATTTTCAATGGTAGAAGTAGTAACGAAAAATAAGGGTTACTATATCCTGAAAGCCGTAAAATAA
- a CDS encoding QueT transporter family protein: protein MRNNTVKVLTIQALIAAIYVVLTVAIAPFSYGAIQLRISESLSQLVVFSKKYWFPITLGVAIANIFSPLGIVDVFFGTLGTGLALAISIFVFKFVKNRIARHILNIVIYLVVCMPIIAYEIAIFSGENSARVPFEFEAFTAIYGSLLLSQVVVMVIGIVITEALNKAIDLKKVFE from the coding sequence ATGAGAAATAATACAGTTAAAGTATTAACTATTCAAGCATTAATAGCAGCTATCTATGTTGTTTTAACAGTTGCTATCGCGCCATTTTCATACGGTGCTATTCAATTACGTATTAGTGAATCACTATCTCAATTAGTGGTATTTAGTAAAAAATATTGGTTCCCTATAACTTTAGGTGTAGCAATAGCAAATATTTTTAGTCCACTTGGTATAGTTGATGTGTTCTTTGGAACGTTAGGAACAGGTTTAGCGTTAGCTATCAGTATTTTTGTATTCAAATTCGTAAAAAATAGAATCGCTAGACACATCCTTAATATTGTTATTTACTTAGTGGTTTGTATGCCAATTATTGCATATGAAATTGCTATTTTTAGCGGTGAAAACTCTGCAAGAGTGCCATTTGAATTTGAAGCGTTCACAGCAATTTATGGATCACTTTTATTATCACAAGTTGTTGTAATGGTAATCGGTATTGTTATTACAGAAGCCCTAAATAAAGCTATTGATCTTAAAAAAGTATTTGAATAA
- the rplL gene encoding 50S ribosomal protein L7/L12, giving the protein MTKEQSLDAIKEMSVLELNDLVKAIEEEFGVTAAAPVAVVGGAAAGAAEEKTEFDVVLANAGDSKIKVIKVVREITGDGLKEAKEKVDGAPATLKEGVSKEEAEEIKAKLEEVGATVEVK; this is encoded by the coding sequence ATGACTAAAGAACAAAGTTTAGACGCTATCAAAGAAATGTCAGTTTTAGAATTAAACGACTTAGTAAAAGCAATTGAAGAAGAATTCGGAGTAACTGCTGCTGCACCTGTAGCTGTAGTTGGTGGAGCTGCTGCTGGAGCTGCTGAAGAAAAAACTGAATTTGACGTAGTTTTAGCTAACGCTGGAGACTCAAAAATTAAAGTAATCAAAGTTGTTCGTGAAATCACTGGAGACGGACTAAAAGAAGCTAAAGAAAAAGTTGATGGTGCGCCAGCAACACTTAAAGAAGGAGTTTCTAAAGAAGAAGCTGAAGAAATCAAAGCTAAATTAGAAGAAGTTGGAGCAACTGTAGAAGTTAAATAA